From Macaca fascicularis isolate 582-1 chromosome 14, T2T-MFA8v1.1, a single genomic window includes:
- the ART5 gene encoding ecto-ADP-ribosyltransferase 5 isoform X23, with protein sequence MGRGPREGREWALLRCWSTWPKVWAKCKLCNSECSRGDLLAGGTSAGPPGLVVWGPGADRVRDRLRERPSLTSSFPLTAKEGPAERPRSPGEGELPLSPCPAAAAPGPACGAGKGVSGYQRGGSSYPREPCFQPDSGDSAAPARALGATSCSRPPQPSGMALASLMMALGCLGLHTWQAQAVPILPLGLAPDTFDDAYVGCAEEMEEKAAPLLKAEMAHHALLRESWEAAQEAWEDRHRGLTLPPGFKAQNGIAIMVYTNSSNTLYWKLNQAVRTGGGSRELYMRHFPFKALHFYLIRALQLLRGGGGCSTGPGEVVFRGVGSLRFEPKRLGDSVRLGQFASSSLDKAVACRFGEKRRGCVSAPGVQPVTI encoded by the exons ATGGGGAGAGGGCCCAGAGAAGGGAGGGAGTGGGCGCTGCTCAGATGCTGGAGCACGTGGCCCAAGGTGTGGGCCAAATGCAAACTCTGCAATTCAGAGTGCTCCAGGGGCGACCTTTTGGCTGGCGGGACCTCCGCGGGGCCCCCTGGCCTGGTCGTCTGGGGGCCAGGGGCCGACCGGGTCAGGGACCGCCTGAGGGAGAGACCAAGTCTCACAAGTTCCTTCCCCCTCACAGCCAAAGAGGGTCCCGCAGAAAGACCCCGCAGTCCTGGAGAAGGGGAGTTGCCCCTCAGCCCCTGCCCCGCCGCGGCCGCTCCCGGCCCCGCGTGCGGCGCTGGGAAAGGGGTGTCGGGTTACCAGCGCGGGGGCTCTAGTTACCCTCGGGAACCTTGCTTTCAGCCGGACTCCGGGGACAGCGCAGCGCCCGCCCGAGCCCTCGGCGCTACCTCCTGCTCGCGGCCTCCGCAACCTTCAG GGATGGCACTGGCGTCACTGATGATGGCCCtcggctgccttggcctccacaCCTGGCAG GCCCAGGCTGTTCCCATCCTGCCCCTGGGACTGGCTCCAGACACCTTTGACGATGCCTATGTGGGTTGTGCagaggagatggaggagaaggCAGCCCCCCTGCTAAAGGCGGAAATGGCCCACCATGCCCTGCTTCGGGAATCCTGGGAGGCAGCCCAGGAGGCCTGGGAGGACAGGCATCGAGGGCTCACCTTACCCCCTGGCTTCAAAGCCCAGAATGGAATAGCCATTATGGTCTACACCAACTCATCTAACACCTTGTACTGGAAGTTGAATCAGGCCGTGCGGACAGGCGGAGGCTCCCGGGAGCTCTACATGAGGCACTTTCCCTTCAAGGCCCTGCATTTCTACCTGATCCGGGCCCTGCAGCTGCTTCGAGGCGGTGGGGGCTGCAGCACAGGGCCTGGGGAGGTGGTGTTCCGAGGTGTGGGCAGCCTTCGCTTTGAACCCAAAAGGCTGGGGGACTCTGTCCGCTTAGGCCAGTTTGCCTCCAGCTCCCTGGATAAGGCAGTGGCCTGCAGATTTG GGGAGAAGAGGCGGGGCTGTGTGTCTGCACCAG GGGTGCAGCCAGTCACAATCTGA
- the ART5 gene encoding ecto-ADP-ribosyltransferase 5 isoform X21, translated as MGRGPREGREWALLRCWSTWPKPDSGDSAAPARALGATSCSRPPQPSGMALASLMMALGCLGLHTWQAQAVPILPLGLAPDTFDDAYVGCAEEMEEKAAPLLKAEMAHHALLRESWEAAQEAWEDRHRGLTLPPGFKAQNGIAIMVYTNSSNTLYWKLNQAVRTGGGSRELYMRHFPFKALHFYLIRALQLLRGGGGCSTGPGEVVFRGVGSLRFEPKRLGDSVRLGQFASSSLDKAVACRFGNATLFSLTTCFGAPIQAFSVFPKEREVLIPPHEVFLVTRFSQDGAQSLVTLWSYNQTCSHFNCAYLGGELCMEEAGLAVGEEAGLCVCTSRGAASHNLRGPPLCPPGRPCSWPLGSSSSQGLGPETPTSAT; from the exons ATGGGGAGAGGGCCCAGAGAAGGGAGGGAGTGGGCGCTGCTCAGATGCTGGAGCACGTGGCCCAAG CCGGACTCCGGGGACAGCGCAGCGCCCGCCCGAGCCCTCGGCGCTACCTCCTGCTCGCGGCCTCCGCAACCTTCAG GGATGGCACTGGCGTCACTGATGATGGCCCtcggctgccttggcctccacaCCTGGCAG GCCCAGGCTGTTCCCATCCTGCCCCTGGGACTGGCTCCAGACACCTTTGACGATGCCTATGTGGGTTGTGCagaggagatggaggagaaggCAGCCCCCCTGCTAAAGGCGGAAATGGCCCACCATGCCCTGCTTCGGGAATCCTGGGAGGCAGCCCAGGAGGCCTGGGAGGACAGGCATCGAGGGCTCACCTTACCCCCTGGCTTCAAAGCCCAGAATGGAATAGCCATTATGGTCTACACCAACTCATCTAACACCTTGTACTGGAAGTTGAATCAGGCCGTGCGGACAGGCGGAGGCTCCCGGGAGCTCTACATGAGGCACTTTCCCTTCAAGGCCCTGCATTTCTACCTGATCCGGGCCCTGCAGCTGCTTCGAGGCGGTGGGGGCTGCAGCACAGGGCCTGGGGAGGTGGTGTTCCGAGGTGTGGGCAGCCTTCGCTTTGAACCCAAAAGGCTGGGGGACTCTGTCCGCTTAGGCCAGTTTGCCTCCAGCTCCCTGGATAAGGCAGTGGCCTGCAGATTTGGTAATGCCACCCTCTTTTCTCTAACGACTTGCTTTGGGGCCCCTATCCAGGCCTTCTCTGTCTTTCCCAAGGAGCGCGAGGTGCTGATTCCCCCCCATGAAGTCTTCTTGGTCACCAGATTCTCTCAGGATGGAGCCCAGAGCCTGGTGACTCTCTGGAGCTATAATCAGACCTGCAGCCACTTTAACTGCGCCTATCTGGGTGGTGAGCTGTGCATGGAGGAAGCAGGACTGGCAGT GGGAGAAGAGGCGGGGCTGTGTGTCTGCACCAG cAGGGGTGCAGCCAGTCACAATCTGAGGGGGCCTCCTCTCTGCCCCCCTGGAAGACCCTGCTCTTGGCCCCTGGGGAGTTCCAGCTCTCAGGGATTGGGCCCTGAAACTCCAACATCTGCCACTTAG
- the ART5 gene encoding ecto-ADP-ribosyltransferase 5 isoform X9, with protein MGRGPREGREWALLRCWSTWPKVWAKCKLCNSECSRGDLLAGGTSAGPPGLVVWGPGADRVRDRLRERPSLTSSFPLTAKEGPAERPRSPGEGELPLSPCPAAAAPGPACGAGKGVSGYQRGGSSYPREPCFQPDSGDSAAPARALGATSCSRPPQPSGMALASLMMALGCLGLHTWQAQAVPILPLGLAPDTFDDAYVGCAEEMEEKAAPLLKAEMAHHALLRESWEAAQEAWEDRHRGLTLPPGFKAQNGIAIMVYTNSSNTLYWKLNQAVRTGGGSRELYMRHFPFKALHFYLIRALQLLRGGGGCSTGPGEAFSVFPKEREVLIPPHEVFLVTRFSQDGAQSLVTLWSYNQTCSHFNCAYLGGELCMEEAGLAVGEEAGLCVCTRGAASHNLRGPPLCPPGRPCSWPLGSSSSQGLGPETPTSAT; from the exons ATGGGGAGAGGGCCCAGAGAAGGGAGGGAGTGGGCGCTGCTCAGATGCTGGAGCACGTGGCCCAAGGTGTGGGCCAAATGCAAACTCTGCAATTCAGAGTGCTCCAGGGGCGACCTTTTGGCTGGCGGGACCTCCGCGGGGCCCCCTGGCCTGGTCGTCTGGGGGCCAGGGGCCGACCGGGTCAGGGACCGCCTGAGGGAGAGACCAAGTCTCACAAGTTCCTTCCCCCTCACAGCCAAAGAGGGTCCCGCAGAAAGACCCCGCAGTCCTGGAGAAGGGGAGTTGCCCCTCAGCCCCTGCCCCGCCGCGGCCGCTCCCGGCCCCGCGTGCGGCGCTGGGAAAGGGGTGTCGGGTTACCAGCGCGGGGGCTCTAGTTACCCTCGGGAACCTTGCTTTCAGCCGGACTCCGGGGACAGCGCAGCGCCCGCCCGAGCCCTCGGCGCTACCTCCTGCTCGCGGCCTCCGCAACCTTCAG GGATGGCACTGGCGTCACTGATGATGGCCCtcggctgccttggcctccacaCCTGGCAG GCCCAGGCTGTTCCCATCCTGCCCCTGGGACTGGCTCCAGACACCTTTGACGATGCCTATGTGGGTTGTGCagaggagatggaggagaaggCAGCCCCCCTGCTAAAGGCGGAAATGGCCCACCATGCCCTGCTTCGGGAATCCTGGGAGGCAGCCCAGGAGGCCTGGGAGGACAGGCATCGAGGGCTCACCTTACCCCCTGGCTTCAAAGCCCAGAATGGAATAGCCATTATGGTCTACACCAACTCATCTAACACCTTGTACTGGAAGTTGAATCAGGCCGTGCGGACAGGCGGAGGCTCCCGGGAGCTCTACATGAGGCACTTTCCCTTCAAGGCCCTGCATTTCTACCTGATCCGGGCCCTGCAGCTGCTTCGAGGCGGTGGGGGCTGCAGCACAGGGCCTGGGGAG GCCTTCTCTGTCTTTCCCAAGGAGCGCGAGGTGCTGATTCCCCCCCATGAAGTCTTCTTGGTCACCAGATTCTCTCAGGATGGAGCCCAGAGCCTGGTGACTCTCTGGAGCTATAATCAGACCTGCAGCCACTTTAACTGCGCCTATCTGGGTGGTGAGCTGTGCATGGAGGAAGCAGGACTGGCAGT GGGAGAAGAGGCGGGGCTGTGTGTCTGCACCAG GGGTGCAGCCAGTCACAATCTGAGGGGGCCTCCTCTCTGCCCCCCTGGAAGACCCTGCTCTTGGCCCCTGGGGAGTTCCAGCTCTCAGGGATTGGGCCCTGAAACTCCAACATCTGCCACTTAG
- the ART5 gene encoding ecto-ADP-ribosyltransferase 5 isoform X1, whose translation MGRGPREGREWALLRCWSTWPKVWAKCKLCNSECSRGDLLAGGTSAGPPGLVVWGPGADRVRDRLRERPSLTSSFPLTAKEGPAERPRSPGEGELPLSPCPAAAAPGPACGAGKGVSGYQRGGSSYPREPCFQPDSGDSAAPARALGATSCSRPPQPSGMALASLMMALGCLGLHTWQAQAVPILPLGLAPDTFDDAYVGCAEEMEEKAAPLLKAEMAHHALLRESWEAAQEAWEDRHRGLTLPPGFKAQNGIAIMVYTNSSNTLYWKLNQAVRTGGGSRELYMRHFPFKALHFYLIRALQLLRGGGGCSTGPGEVVFRGVGSLRFEPKRLGDSVRLGQFASSSLDKAVACRFGNATLFSLTTCFGAPIQAFSVFPKEREVLIPPHEVFLVTRFSQDGAQSLVTLWSYNQTCSHFNCAYLGGELCMEEAGLAVGEEAGLCVCTSRGAASHNLRGPPLCPPGRPCSWPLGSSSSQGLGPETPTSAT comes from the exons ATGGGGAGAGGGCCCAGAGAAGGGAGGGAGTGGGCGCTGCTCAGATGCTGGAGCACGTGGCCCAAGGTGTGGGCCAAATGCAAACTCTGCAATTCAGAGTGCTCCAGGGGCGACCTTTTGGCTGGCGGGACCTCCGCGGGGCCCCCTGGCCTGGTCGTCTGGGGGCCAGGGGCCGACCGGGTCAGGGACCGCCTGAGGGAGAGACCAAGTCTCACAAGTTCCTTCCCCCTCACAGCCAAAGAGGGTCCCGCAGAAAGACCCCGCAGTCCTGGAGAAGGGGAGTTGCCCCTCAGCCCCTGCCCCGCCGCGGCCGCTCCCGGCCCCGCGTGCGGCGCTGGGAAAGGGGTGTCGGGTTACCAGCGCGGGGGCTCTAGTTACCCTCGGGAACCTTGCTTTCAGCCGGACTCCGGGGACAGCGCAGCGCCCGCCCGAGCCCTCGGCGCTACCTCCTGCTCGCGGCCTCCGCAACCTTCAG GGATGGCACTGGCGTCACTGATGATGGCCCtcggctgccttggcctccacaCCTGGCAG GCCCAGGCTGTTCCCATCCTGCCCCTGGGACTGGCTCCAGACACCTTTGACGATGCCTATGTGGGTTGTGCagaggagatggaggagaaggCAGCCCCCCTGCTAAAGGCGGAAATGGCCCACCATGCCCTGCTTCGGGAATCCTGGGAGGCAGCCCAGGAGGCCTGGGAGGACAGGCATCGAGGGCTCACCTTACCCCCTGGCTTCAAAGCCCAGAATGGAATAGCCATTATGGTCTACACCAACTCATCTAACACCTTGTACTGGAAGTTGAATCAGGCCGTGCGGACAGGCGGAGGCTCCCGGGAGCTCTACATGAGGCACTTTCCCTTCAAGGCCCTGCATTTCTACCTGATCCGGGCCCTGCAGCTGCTTCGAGGCGGTGGGGGCTGCAGCACAGGGCCTGGGGAGGTGGTGTTCCGAGGTGTGGGCAGCCTTCGCTTTGAACCCAAAAGGCTGGGGGACTCTGTCCGCTTAGGCCAGTTTGCCTCCAGCTCCCTGGATAAGGCAGTGGCCTGCAGATTTGGTAATGCCACCCTCTTTTCTCTAACGACTTGCTTTGGGGCCCCTATCCAGGCCTTCTCTGTCTTTCCCAAGGAGCGCGAGGTGCTGATTCCCCCCCATGAAGTCTTCTTGGTCACCAGATTCTCTCAGGATGGAGCCCAGAGCCTGGTGACTCTCTGGAGCTATAATCAGACCTGCAGCCACTTTAACTGCGCCTATCTGGGTGGTGAGCTGTGCATGGAGGAAGCAGGACTGGCAGT GGGAGAAGAGGCGGGGCTGTGTGTCTGCACCAG cAGGGGTGCAGCCAGTCACAATCTGAGGGGGCCTCCTCTCTGCCCCCCTGGAAGACCCTGCTCTTGGCCCCTGGGGAGTTCCAGCTCTCAGGGATTGGGCCCTGAAACTCCAACATCTGCCACTTAG
- the ART5 gene encoding ecto-ADP-ribosyltransferase 5 isoform X15 produces the protein MGRGPREGREWALLRCWSTWPKVWAKCKLCNSECSRGDLLAGGTSAGPPGLVVWGPGADRVRDRLRERPSLTSSFPLTAKEGPAERPRSPGEGELPLSPCPAAAAPGPACGAGKGVSGYQRGGSSYPREPCFQPDSGDSAAPARALGATSCSRPPQPSGMALASLMMALGCLGLHTWQAQAVPILPLGLAPDTFDDAYVGCAEEMEEKAAPLLKAEMAHHALLRESWEAAQEAWEDRHRGLTLPPGFKAQNGIAIMVYTNSSNTLYWKLNQAVRTGGGSRELYMRHFPFKALHFYLIRALQLLRGGGGCSTGPGEVVFRGAFSVFPKEREVLIPPHEVFLVTRFSQDGAQSLVTLWSYNQTCSHFNCAYLGGEKRRGCVSAPGVQPVTI, from the exons ATGGGGAGAGGGCCCAGAGAAGGGAGGGAGTGGGCGCTGCTCAGATGCTGGAGCACGTGGCCCAAGGTGTGGGCCAAATGCAAACTCTGCAATTCAGAGTGCTCCAGGGGCGACCTTTTGGCTGGCGGGACCTCCGCGGGGCCCCCTGGCCTGGTCGTCTGGGGGCCAGGGGCCGACCGGGTCAGGGACCGCCTGAGGGAGAGACCAAGTCTCACAAGTTCCTTCCCCCTCACAGCCAAAGAGGGTCCCGCAGAAAGACCCCGCAGTCCTGGAGAAGGGGAGTTGCCCCTCAGCCCCTGCCCCGCCGCGGCCGCTCCCGGCCCCGCGTGCGGCGCTGGGAAAGGGGTGTCGGGTTACCAGCGCGGGGGCTCTAGTTACCCTCGGGAACCTTGCTTTCAGCCGGACTCCGGGGACAGCGCAGCGCCCGCCCGAGCCCTCGGCGCTACCTCCTGCTCGCGGCCTCCGCAACCTTCAG GGATGGCACTGGCGTCACTGATGATGGCCCtcggctgccttggcctccacaCCTGGCAG GCCCAGGCTGTTCCCATCCTGCCCCTGGGACTGGCTCCAGACACCTTTGACGATGCCTATGTGGGTTGTGCagaggagatggaggagaaggCAGCCCCCCTGCTAAAGGCGGAAATGGCCCACCATGCCCTGCTTCGGGAATCCTGGGAGGCAGCCCAGGAGGCCTGGGAGGACAGGCATCGAGGGCTCACCTTACCCCCTGGCTTCAAAGCCCAGAATGGAATAGCCATTATGGTCTACACCAACTCATCTAACACCTTGTACTGGAAGTTGAATCAGGCCGTGCGGACAGGCGGAGGCTCCCGGGAGCTCTACATGAGGCACTTTCCCTTCAAGGCCCTGCATTTCTACCTGATCCGGGCCCTGCAGCTGCTTCGAGGCGGTGGGGGCTGCAGCACAGGGCCTGGGGAGGTGGTGTTCCGAGGT GCCTTCTCTGTCTTTCCCAAGGAGCGCGAGGTGCTGATTCCCCCCCATGAAGTCTTCTTGGTCACCAGATTCTCTCAGGATGGAGCCCAGAGCCTGGTGACTCTCTGGAGCTATAATCAGACCTGCAGCCACTTTAACTGCGCCTATCTGGGTG GGGAGAAGAGGCGGGGCTGTGTGTCTGCACCAG GGGTGCAGCCAGTCACAATCTGA
- the ART5 gene encoding ecto-ADP-ribosyltransferase 5 isoform X12 yields MGRGPREGREWALLRCWSTWPKVWAKCKLCNSECSRGDLLAGGTSAGPPGLVVWGPGADRVRDRLRERPSLTSSFPLTAKEGPAERPRSPGEGELPLSPCPAAAAPGPACGAGKGVSGYQRGGSSYPREPCFQPDSGDSAAPARALGATSCSRPPQPSGMALASLMMALGCLGLHTWQAQAVPILPLGLAPDTFDDAYVGCAEEMEEKAAPLLKAEMAHHALLRESWEAAQEAWEDRHRGLTLPPGFKAQNGIAIMVYTNSSNTLYWKLNQAVRTGGGSRELYMRHFPFKALHFYLIRALQLLRGGGGCSTGPGEVVFRGAFSVFPKEREVLIPPHEVFLVTRFSQDGAQSLVTLWSYNQTCSHFNCAYLGGEKRRGCVSAPGALGTGDLHMKKRRLQQP; encoded by the exons ATGGGGAGAGGGCCCAGAGAAGGGAGGGAGTGGGCGCTGCTCAGATGCTGGAGCACGTGGCCCAAGGTGTGGGCCAAATGCAAACTCTGCAATTCAGAGTGCTCCAGGGGCGACCTTTTGGCTGGCGGGACCTCCGCGGGGCCCCCTGGCCTGGTCGTCTGGGGGCCAGGGGCCGACCGGGTCAGGGACCGCCTGAGGGAGAGACCAAGTCTCACAAGTTCCTTCCCCCTCACAGCCAAAGAGGGTCCCGCAGAAAGACCCCGCAGTCCTGGAGAAGGGGAGTTGCCCCTCAGCCCCTGCCCCGCCGCGGCCGCTCCCGGCCCCGCGTGCGGCGCTGGGAAAGGGGTGTCGGGTTACCAGCGCGGGGGCTCTAGTTACCCTCGGGAACCTTGCTTTCAGCCGGACTCCGGGGACAGCGCAGCGCCCGCCCGAGCCCTCGGCGCTACCTCCTGCTCGCGGCCTCCGCAACCTTCAG GGATGGCACTGGCGTCACTGATGATGGCCCtcggctgccttggcctccacaCCTGGCAG GCCCAGGCTGTTCCCATCCTGCCCCTGGGACTGGCTCCAGACACCTTTGACGATGCCTATGTGGGTTGTGCagaggagatggaggagaaggCAGCCCCCCTGCTAAAGGCGGAAATGGCCCACCATGCCCTGCTTCGGGAATCCTGGGAGGCAGCCCAGGAGGCCTGGGAGGACAGGCATCGAGGGCTCACCTTACCCCCTGGCTTCAAAGCCCAGAATGGAATAGCCATTATGGTCTACACCAACTCATCTAACACCTTGTACTGGAAGTTGAATCAGGCCGTGCGGACAGGCGGAGGCTCCCGGGAGCTCTACATGAGGCACTTTCCCTTCAAGGCCCTGCATTTCTACCTGATCCGGGCCCTGCAGCTGCTTCGAGGCGGTGGGGGCTGCAGCACAGGGCCTGGGGAGGTGGTGTTCCGAGGT GCCTTCTCTGTCTTTCCCAAGGAGCGCGAGGTGCTGATTCCCCCCCATGAAGTCTTCTTGGTCACCAGATTCTCTCAGGATGGAGCCCAGAGCCTGGTGACTCTCTGGAGCTATAATCAGACCTGCAGCCACTTTAACTGCGCCTATCTGGGTG GGGAGAAGAGGCGGGGCTGTGTGTCTGCACCAG GAGCCCTGGGAACGGGTGACCTTCATATGAAGAAGAGGCGCCTCCAACAGCCTTGA
- the ART5 gene encoding ecto-ADP-ribosyltransferase 5 isoform X16 → MGRGPREGREWALLRCWSTWPKVWAKCKLCNSECSRGDLLAGGTSAGPPGLVVWGPGADRVRDRLRERPSLTSSFPLTAKEGPAERPRSPGEGELPLSPCPAAAAPGPACGAGKGVSGYQRGGSSYPREPCFQPDSGDSAAPARALGATSCSRPPQPSGMALASLMMALGCLGLHTWQAQAVPILPLGLAPDTFDDAYVGCAEEMEEKAAPLLKAEMAHHALLRESWEAAQEAWEDRHRGLTLPPGFKAQNGIAIMVYTNSSNTLYWKLNQAVRTGGGSRELYMRHFPFKALHFYLIRALQLLRGGGGCSTGPGEAFSVFPKEREVLIPPHEVFLVTRFSQDGAQSLVTLWSYNQTCSHFNCAYLGGEKRRGCVSAPAGVQPVTI, encoded by the exons ATGGGGAGAGGGCCCAGAGAAGGGAGGGAGTGGGCGCTGCTCAGATGCTGGAGCACGTGGCCCAAGGTGTGGGCCAAATGCAAACTCTGCAATTCAGAGTGCTCCAGGGGCGACCTTTTGGCTGGCGGGACCTCCGCGGGGCCCCCTGGCCTGGTCGTCTGGGGGCCAGGGGCCGACCGGGTCAGGGACCGCCTGAGGGAGAGACCAAGTCTCACAAGTTCCTTCCCCCTCACAGCCAAAGAGGGTCCCGCAGAAAGACCCCGCAGTCCTGGAGAAGGGGAGTTGCCCCTCAGCCCCTGCCCCGCCGCGGCCGCTCCCGGCCCCGCGTGCGGCGCTGGGAAAGGGGTGTCGGGTTACCAGCGCGGGGGCTCTAGTTACCCTCGGGAACCTTGCTTTCAGCCGGACTCCGGGGACAGCGCAGCGCCCGCCCGAGCCCTCGGCGCTACCTCCTGCTCGCGGCCTCCGCAACCTTCAG GGATGGCACTGGCGTCACTGATGATGGCCCtcggctgccttggcctccacaCCTGGCAG GCCCAGGCTGTTCCCATCCTGCCCCTGGGACTGGCTCCAGACACCTTTGACGATGCCTATGTGGGTTGTGCagaggagatggaggagaaggCAGCCCCCCTGCTAAAGGCGGAAATGGCCCACCATGCCCTGCTTCGGGAATCCTGGGAGGCAGCCCAGGAGGCCTGGGAGGACAGGCATCGAGGGCTCACCTTACCCCCTGGCTTCAAAGCCCAGAATGGAATAGCCATTATGGTCTACACCAACTCATCTAACACCTTGTACTGGAAGTTGAATCAGGCCGTGCGGACAGGCGGAGGCTCCCGGGAGCTCTACATGAGGCACTTTCCCTTCAAGGCCCTGCATTTCTACCTGATCCGGGCCCTGCAGCTGCTTCGAGGCGGTGGGGGCTGCAGCACAGGGCCTGGGGAG GCCTTCTCTGTCTTTCCCAAGGAGCGCGAGGTGCTGATTCCCCCCCATGAAGTCTTCTTGGTCACCAGATTCTCTCAGGATGGAGCCCAGAGCCTGGTGACTCTCTGGAGCTATAATCAGACCTGCAGCCACTTTAACTGCGCCTATCTGGGTG GGGAGAAGAGGCGGGGCTGTGTGTCTGCACCAG cAGGGGTGCAGCCAGTCACAATCTGA
- the ART5 gene encoding ecto-ADP-ribosyltransferase 5 isoform X17 has translation MGRGPREGREWALLRCWSTWPKVWAKCKLCNSECSRGDLLAGGTSAGPPGLVVWGPGADRVRDRLRERPSLTSSFPLTAKEGPAERPRSPGEGELPLSPCPAAAAPGPACGAGKGVSGYQRGGSSYPREPCFQPDSGDSAAPARALGATSCSRPPQPSGMALASLMMALGCLGLHTWQAQAVPILPLGLAPDTFDDAYVGCAEEMEEKAAPLLKAEMAHHALLRESWEAAQEAWEDRHRGLTLPPGFKAQNGIAIMVYTNSSNTLYWKLNQAVRTGGGSRELYMRHFPFKALHFYLIRALQLLRGGGGCSTGPGEAFSVFPKEREVLIPPHEVFLVTRFSQDGAQSLVTLWSYNQTCSHFNCAYLGGEKRRGCVSAPGVQPVTI, from the exons ATGGGGAGAGGGCCCAGAGAAGGGAGGGAGTGGGCGCTGCTCAGATGCTGGAGCACGTGGCCCAAGGTGTGGGCCAAATGCAAACTCTGCAATTCAGAGTGCTCCAGGGGCGACCTTTTGGCTGGCGGGACCTCCGCGGGGCCCCCTGGCCTGGTCGTCTGGGGGCCAGGGGCCGACCGGGTCAGGGACCGCCTGAGGGAGAGACCAAGTCTCACAAGTTCCTTCCCCCTCACAGCCAAAGAGGGTCCCGCAGAAAGACCCCGCAGTCCTGGAGAAGGGGAGTTGCCCCTCAGCCCCTGCCCCGCCGCGGCCGCTCCCGGCCCCGCGTGCGGCGCTGGGAAAGGGGTGTCGGGTTACCAGCGCGGGGGCTCTAGTTACCCTCGGGAACCTTGCTTTCAGCCGGACTCCGGGGACAGCGCAGCGCCCGCCCGAGCCCTCGGCGCTACCTCCTGCTCGCGGCCTCCGCAACCTTCAG GGATGGCACTGGCGTCACTGATGATGGCCCtcggctgccttggcctccacaCCTGGCAG GCCCAGGCTGTTCCCATCCTGCCCCTGGGACTGGCTCCAGACACCTTTGACGATGCCTATGTGGGTTGTGCagaggagatggaggagaaggCAGCCCCCCTGCTAAAGGCGGAAATGGCCCACCATGCCCTGCTTCGGGAATCCTGGGAGGCAGCCCAGGAGGCCTGGGAGGACAGGCATCGAGGGCTCACCTTACCCCCTGGCTTCAAAGCCCAGAATGGAATAGCCATTATGGTCTACACCAACTCATCTAACACCTTGTACTGGAAGTTGAATCAGGCCGTGCGGACAGGCGGAGGCTCCCGGGAGCTCTACATGAGGCACTTTCCCTTCAAGGCCCTGCATTTCTACCTGATCCGGGCCCTGCAGCTGCTTCGAGGCGGTGGGGGCTGCAGCACAGGGCCTGGGGAG GCCTTCTCTGTCTTTCCCAAGGAGCGCGAGGTGCTGATTCCCCCCCATGAAGTCTTCTTGGTCACCAGATTCTCTCAGGATGGAGCCCAGAGCCTGGTGACTCTCTGGAGCTATAATCAGACCTGCAGCCACTTTAACTGCGCCTATCTGGGTG GGGAGAAGAGGCGGGGCTGTGTGTCTGCACCAG GGGTGCAGCCAGTCACAATCTGA